A segment of the Cohnella algarum genome:
CCTTGAATGTTAGCGTTCGCTTCAACTCTTGGGCGTACCCGGTCGCCGAATCCCCTTCGGAAAGCCGGGACGAATCGGAAATCGGACGAATCGGAAGAGCGTTTTCCCTCGATTTGGATACTTCGGACATATACAGCGCCTCTCCTTCTCCTTCTATTTGTTGCCTGTCTCCCGTTCATGGTCGGTTCCCGCCGGGGGCAAGCCTGGTTATCGTCTGCCGAGCGCGTTCAGTTCTTCCCGCACGAAAATGCCTTTCGCGCTGCGAATCGCGGCGATCCGTTCTTCGGCAAGCCTGGCGGCCGCCTGATCGGTCGGGATTCCCAACTCCTTCGAAATGGAAAAAATGCGGGCGATGCCGAATCGAATCTCCTCGATCTTCCGGAAAGCGCGCTCCCGATTGTAGCCGTTCAGCTCGTCGGCGATGTTGATGACGCCGCCGGCATTGAGCACGTAATCCGGCGCATAAGCGATGCCAAGCTCGTACAGCATGCGGCCGTGGCGTTCTTCCTGCAATTGGTTGTTGGCAGACCCCGCGACGATTTTGGCTTTAAGCCGGGGAATCGTCTCATCGTTGATCGTGGCTCCGAGCGCGCAAGGCGCGTAGATATCGCATGCCGCATCGTAAATATCGGCCGGATCCACCGCCTTCGCCCCGAATTCCTCGACCGCCCGGCGAACCTGATGCTCGTTAATATCGCAGACGACGAGCCTCGCGCCCTCCTCGCGCAAATAGCGGCACAGGTGGTAGGCGACATTCCCGACGCCTTGAACCGCGACGACCTTGCCCTCAAGCCGGTCGGAGCCGAAAACCTCGTGCGCCGCGGCCTTCATCCCGTGGTAGACGCCGAACGCCGTAGCCGGCGAAGGATTGCCGGACGAGCCGAAGGTCGGCGAGACGCCGGTGACATAGCTCGTTTCCAGACGGATCGTGTCCATATCCTCGACCGTCGTTCCGACGTCCTCGGCCGTTATATACCGCCCTCCCAAACCTTGAATATAGCGGCCGAAAGCGCGGAACATCGCCTCGCTTTTGTCCCGGCGGGGATCCCCGATGATGACCGCCTTGCCGCCCCCTAGATCGAGTCCGGATACGGCATGCTTGTACGTCATCCCCTTCGCGAGGCGGAGCACGTCCTCAAGCGCTTCGTCCTCGCTCGCGTAATTCCACATCCTTGTGCCGCCGAGCGCAGGTCCCAGCGTCGTATCGTGAATGGCGATGATCGCCTTCAGTCCCGAACGCCTGTCCTGGCAGAACAGCACCTGCTCGTAATCGTCCAACTCCATGCGTTCGAAAATCATTGTTCAATCCCTCCTGTACAAGTTGAACCAACCGCGCCCGGCCAGCGCGGCCAGCGCCGCCATCGCGCAAGCGAACGCCGCGGTAGCGGCCGTCAGCCCGATCCATGACGTCGCATAGCCAAGACCGAGAACCGGAACGGCGACGCCGAGATACGTCATCGCGTAAAAAACGGAGACGAGATCGCCCCTCATGCCGTCGGGAGCCGCCGCATTGACGGCCGCCAGACTCGCGGCGTACAGCGGACCGTGACCGAGACCGACGCAAACGGTGGACAGCATCAGCATCCAAAGCGTCGGATGCGACAACGCGACGATGAGCAGCGCCAATCCGGCCGCGATGCAGCCGAAGCCGATCATGACCCCTCTCAGAGGAGACAGAAACCGCAGAAGGGGCTGGCTCGCCGCCGAAACGCCCATCGCCAGGGCGGCCGCGACGCCTGCGGCCGACAGGCTGGACCTTCCCGTCCATGCCTCCATCGAAGATGGAATCACCGACATGTACAAGCTGATCACTCCCCAGGCGATGAAGGACGTCAGCGCCGCCGGATAGAAGGCGGGCTTCGCCTGCGCCGGAACCGCGGGCCAGCGCAGGCGATTCGCTTTCTGCCCGGCACCGTCCGGGCCGATGCGGACGAACAGCAAACCGGCAAAGCCGGGCAATGTCAGCAGAATATGAACGAAATAAGGCAGCTGCGTCGGCAGAGGACCGTATTGCGCCAAAGCGCCGCCCAAGACCGGTCCGAGCGCGTTGCCCGCCGTGACCGCGATCGCCGCCGCATAGGCCGCCTTGCTGCGGCTTCGCTCCCGGTGCAAAATCGTCATCGCCGCAATCGCCACGCCATTGAACATGCCGGCCGACAACCCTTGAAACAACCGCGCGACCAGCAACGGCGGCAGACCGTCCGCCAGCGCCAGGAAGAGCGAGCCCAGCATCGCGGAGATCAGGCCGCCGATCAGAATGCCGCGCGATCCGAGCCGGTCCGATAACTGGCCGAACAGCACGATGGAGGGGATAACCGCAAAGGCGTAGGCCGCATAGACGAGCGTTACCGTCCCGGGCGTCAGCGCCCACATCTGCTTGTATACCGCATACAGCGGAGAAGCCACATTAATTCCTAAAATCGCGACGAACAAGCTGTAGGCGACAATCCAATAAGCGGCGGAGCCGCTTCGTGCCGCCTTTGCCCGGATTCGCACGACATCCTTCAGCCCTTCCAGCCCCGCAAGCAACGAGTCCAACCGTTCTTGCTCGCCGCAGCAGGCGTCGAGCTTCAGGCGCGCATGACCGGGATTGCGCGAGCGCACGACGATCACGCGCTCGATGTTGCAGCCGAACGAAGCGATCACTTGCGAGATGGCCGCCAACGCCCCCGGCCGGTTGCGTACGATCGCGCGAATCGTGAGCGTTGCCATGTGTATCCCCTCCTGTACATCGATCCGGGCGGCAGGCCCCGGCCCTTTTTCAACCGCAGCCTGTATCGGCCCCGCTTCGGGAACCGCTGTGCTCCGACAGGCCCACGCCGTCGCCGGGCGCGCCGCCTTCGGGTTCGCCGGCGTCTTTTTCTTCCGCGCCGAGCACCGAGATGAGCTTGCGCAGCCGTTCGCGAAGCAGCCGGCAGTCGCGCGCCGACAGCTTCACGCCCAGATCCAGTCTAAAGACGCCCGGTTCGGCCGCGGGCTGCAATTCCATGCTTACGAGCGCGATGCCGCTGCGGTTCAGCACTCCGACGATTCGCAGCAAAGCGTCCGGGGAGTTGCGGAACACCACTCTGAGCGCGCGGGCGGCCGCCTGTTCATCCGGGAGACGGTATCCGGTCATATGCTCACTCCGTCGTCAGGGCAACGTACTTCAGCACCGTGTATTCCTCAAGCCCCTGACGGCCGCCTTCCCTGCCGATGCCGCTCTCCTTCACCCCGCCGAACGGAGCCTGCGGGTAGGCGAGCGAAGTTCCGTTAACGCCGATGTTGCCTGTTTTCAATACCCGAATCATGCGGTGAATGCGCGCGAAATTCTGCGTATATACATAAGCAGCAAGTCCGTAGTCGGTGTCGTTGGCGGCCGCCACGACCTCCTCCTCCGTTCGAAACGCCAGCACCGGCGCGACCGGACCGAAGATCTCCTCGCGCGCGATGTCCATCTCTCCCGTGACCCCGGCAATCAGCGTAGGCGCATAGAAGTAGCCGTCCGCATACGGTTCCGCCTGCAGCCGGCGGCCGCCCGCCAGCAATTCGCCGCCCTTGGCGACGGCGTCGCCGACAAGACGCTCGACCTTGGCGAGCGCAGCGCCGCTGATCAGCGGACCTACATCCGCGCCTTCGGACAAGCCCGGGCCCGTCCGAAGACGGCGCACGCGGGAGAGCAGGGCGGCGACGAAGGCATCGCGGATGTCCTCGTGAACATAAATCCGATTGATGCCGTTGCATACCTGACCGCAGTTTTCGAACTTGTTCGCGACAATGTCGGCAGCCGCTTTTTCCGGATCGGCATCCGGGAAGACGATGACCGGCGAGTTGCCGCCCAGCTCCAGCGACACCTTTTTAACCGTCCGGGCGGCCTGCTCCATGAGCAGCTTCCCGATGCGGGTCGACCCGGTAAACGAAATTTTTCGGATCGCCGGATGGGCCATCAAACGGGCGCCGATGCGGGCCGCTTCGCCCGTGACCAGATTGGCCGCTCCGGCCGGGATGCCGGTCGCCATCAAATGGTCGAACAAGGCGATGGCGGTAAGCGGCGTCGTCTCGGCCGGCTTTAAGACGAGGGTGCAGCCGGCCGCCAGAGCGGGAGCGACCTTGCGAGCCACGGTCGCCGCCGGGAAATTCATCGGCGTGATCAGGCCGACGACGCCGGCCGCCTCCCGGTATACGAGCAGTTGCTGCCCCTCGTTGGAGGCGGGGATAATTTCGCCGTAAGCCCGCTTTCCTTCTTCCGCATACCAGCGGATGATCGCCGCCGCGCCCGCGATCTCGCCGCGCGACTCGACGAGCGGCTTGCCTTGCTCGAGGGTCAGCAAGCTGGCGAGCTCCTCCGAATGGTCGAGCAGGCGCTGCGCCCATTCGTTCAGATAACCCGCTCGAACGCCCGCCGGCAGCCGCGACCACGAATCGAATGCCTGCCCGGCGCTTTCTATCGCGCGATCGACGGCTTCGTCCTCCAGATCGGGCACCCGGGCGATCGTCCTTCCGGTTGCCGGATTTTCCACTTCCATTGCCGCCGTGCCTTGAACCCGTTCTCCGCCGATCCAGTTGCAACTGTATCGATCCAGCTCTATTGGCGTTTTCATTCGTGCTCCTCCTTCGCCGGCCGCGGCGTCTGCGCGCGATCGGCCCGCGTCCTTCTGCGGCTTAAATGAATTCGAAATACTTCTTGCGCTCCCAGTCCGTGACCGCCTTGGAGAAATCGTCGATCTCGAGCTTCGCGGCTTGCAGATAATGATTGACGACCGCGTCGCCGAGCAGCGACCTGGCCGCCTCGCTTCGTTCGAGATTGTCGCGGGCCTCCATCAGGCTGGACGGGAGAAGC
Coding sequences within it:
- a CDS encoding Glu/Leu/Phe/Val family dehydrogenase is translated as MIFERMELDDYEQVLFCQDRRSGLKAIIAIHDTTLGPALGGTRMWNYASEDEALEDVLRLAKGMTYKHAVSGLDLGGGKAVIIGDPRRDKSEAMFRAFGRYIQGLGGRYITAEDVGTTVEDMDTIRLETSYVTGVSPTFGSSGNPSPATAFGVYHGMKAAAHEVFGSDRLEGKVVAVQGVGNVAYHLCRYLREEGARLVVCDINEHQVRRAVEEFGAKAVDPADIYDAACDIYAPCALGATINDETIPRLKAKIVAGSANNQLQEERHGRMLYELGIAYAPDYVLNAGGVINIADELNGYNRERAFRKIEEIRFGIARIFSISKELGIPTDQAAARLAEERIAAIRSAKGIFVREELNALGRR
- a CDS encoding MFS transporter, with the protein product MATLTIRAIVRNRPGALAAISQVIASFGCNIERVIVVRSRNPGHARLKLDACCGEQERLDSLLAGLEGLKDVVRIRAKAARSGSAAYWIVAYSLFVAILGINVASPLYAVYKQMWALTPGTVTLVYAAYAFAVIPSIVLFGQLSDRLGSRGILIGGLISAMLGSLFLALADGLPPLLVARLFQGLSAGMFNGVAIAAMTILHRERSRSKAAYAAAIAVTAGNALGPVLGGALAQYGPLPTQLPYFVHILLTLPGFAGLLFVRIGPDGAGQKANRLRWPAVPAQAKPAFYPAALTSFIAWGVISLYMSVIPSSMEAWTGRSSLSAAGVAAALAMGVSAASQPLLRFLSPLRGVMIGFGCIAAGLALLIVALSHPTLWMLMLSTVCVGLGHGPLYAASLAAVNAAAPDGMRGDLVSVFYAMTYLGVAVPVLGLGYATSWIGLTAATAAFACAMAALAALAGRGWFNLYRRD
- a CDS encoding ACT domain-containing protein; this encodes MTGYRLPDEQAAARALRVVFRNSPDALLRIVGVLNRSGIALVSMELQPAAEPGVFRLDLGVKLSARDCRLLRERLRKLISVLGAEEKDAGEPEGGAPGDGVGLSEHSGSRSGADTGCG
- a CDS encoding NAD-dependent succinate-semialdehyde dehydrogenase; protein product: MKTPIELDRYSCNWIGGERVQGTAAMEVENPATGRTIARVPDLEDEAVDRAIESAGQAFDSWSRLPAGVRAGYLNEWAQRLLDHSEELASLLTLEQGKPLVESRGEIAGAAAIIRWYAEEGKRAYGEIIPASNEGQQLLVYREAAGVVGLITPMNFPAATVARKVAPALAAGCTLVLKPAETTPLTAIALFDHLMATGIPAGAANLVTGEAARIGARLMAHPAIRKISFTGSTRIGKLLMEQAARTVKKVSLELGGNSPVIVFPDADPEKAAADIVANKFENCGQVCNGINRIYVHEDIRDAFVAALLSRVRRLRTGPGLSEGADVGPLISGAALAKVERLVGDAVAKGGELLAGGRRLQAEPYADGYFYAPTLIAGVTGEMDIAREEIFGPVAPVLAFRTEEEVVAAANDTDYGLAAYVYTQNFARIHRMIRVLKTGNIGVNGTSLAYPQAPFGGVKESGIGREGGRQGLEEYTVLKYVALTTE